One part of the Hydra vulgaris chromosome 01, alternate assembly HydraT2T_AEP genome encodes these proteins:
- the LOC136074316 gene encoding protein FAM200C-like, which translates to MAIKKKIEWTGHKFSGHIDFGTDIDNDSFYDKLYGEARKNALTKLKSQKSKQQQTFSIVQVHGNRATEATYKIALILSKRGKPYSDIETLKACLIEAVSCMDLDKVDKYKQLPLSRRTITDRQYELATNSSEQLISICQMEDAYYLIALDESTDMTDSTQLLLFIRQQGKTRNCDIFAAFKEKICQAQLQLKNLVSICSDGAPSMRGKNEGFIAFLKNELTDPDCLITFHCILHQQSLCAKAATLDDILKKVIGIVNYIQAI; encoded by the exons AtggccattaaaaaaaaaattgaatggaCAGGCCACAAATTTTCTGGTCATATTGATTTTGGTACTGATATTGATAATGATAGTTTTTATGATAAACTGT ATGGAGAAGCTCGAAAAAATGCATTAACGAAACTGAAGTCTCAAAAGAGCAAACAACAGCAGACATTTTCAATTGTTCAAGTACATGGAAATAGAGCAACTGAAGCAACATATAAAATTGCTCTCATTCTTAGCAAAAGAGGAAAACCATATAGTGATATTGAAACCTTGAAGGCTTGCCTCATTGAAGCAGTGTCATGTATGGATTTAGATAAAGTGGATAAGTATAAGCAGCTTCCGCTTTCTCGGCGAACAATTACGGACCGTCAATATGAGCTTGCTACAAATAGTTCTGAGCAATTAATCTCAATATGTCAAATGGAGGACGCGTATTATTTAATTGCTTTAGATGAGTCCACTGATATGACTGATTCTACCCAACTTCTGTTATTTATTCGG CAACAAGGAAAAACACGAAACTGTGATATATTTGCTgctttcaaagaaaaaatttgtcagGCTCAACTTCAGTTGAAAAATCTAGTCAGCATTTGCTCTGATGGAGCTCCTTCTATGCGTGGAAAAAATGAAGGGTTCATTGCTTTCCTGAAAAATGAACTGACTGATCCAGATTGTCTAATTACATTTCATTGTATTCTCCATCAGCAAAGTCTTTGTGCAAAAGCTGCTACTTTGGAtgacatattaaaaaaagttatagggattgtaaattatatacaGGCAATCTGA